One region of Archocentrus centrarchus isolate MPI-CPG fArcCen1 chromosome 6, fArcCen1, whole genome shotgun sequence genomic DNA includes:
- the LOC115781820 gene encoding G-protein coupled receptor 22-like, producing the protein MCPEKEATMSNVTVTDNTEPISRTMSPATPSPYSYPVSFQVSLTGFLMLEILLGLSSNLTVLALYCMKSNLISSVSNIVTMNLHVLDVLVCVCCIPLTIVVVLLSLEGDTALVCCFHEACVSFASVATAANVLAITLDRYDISVKPANRVLTMGRALALLATIWVLSFASFLVPFIEVGFFVQGHTEPNQTLVENVVHTNQYYNELGLYYHLLAQIPIFFFTAIVMLITYSKILQALNIRIGTRFHASQKKKARRKKRLSMTAVTTQQETTDGSQSSGTRNPTLGMRTSVSVIIALRRAVKRHRERRERQKRVFRMSLLIVSTFLLCWTPITVLNTVILSVGPSDLMVKLRLGFLVMAYGTTIFHPLLYAFTRQKFQKVLKSKMKKRVVSIIEADPTPNNAIIHNSWIDPKRNKKVTFEDKDAQLKCLSSENVE; encoded by the coding sequence ATGTGCCCAGAAAAAGAAGCCACCATGAGCAACGTCACGGTCACCGACAACACTGAGCCCATCAGCCGCACCATGAGTCCGGCAACCCCCAGCCCATACTCCTATCCTGTTAGTTTTCAGGTCTCCCTGACAGGCTTCCTCATGCTAGAAATCCTGCTTGGCCTGAGCTCCAACCTTACTGTGCTTGCCCTTTACTGTATGAAGTCAAACCTCATTAGTTCTGTCAGTAACATCGTCACAATGAACCTCCATGTGCTGGAtgtactggtctgtgtgtgctgCATCCCACTCACCATTGTGGTGGTCCTTCTCTCCCTGGAAGGAGACACTGCCCTCGTCTGCTGCTTCCATGAAGCCTGTGTTTCTTTCGCCAGTGTTGCCACTGCTGCTAATGTGCTGGCCATCACCCTTGATCGTTATGACATCTCTGTCAAACCAGCCAACAGAGTTCTGACCATGGGCCGTGCCCTAGCCCTGCTGGCTACCATCTGGGTGCTATCCTTTGCTAGTTTCCTTGTACCCTTTATTGAGGTGGGCTTCTTTGTCCAAGGCCATACTGAGCCAAACCAGACACTGGTGGAGAACGTGGTCCACACTAACCAGTACTACAATGAACTTGGCCTCTATTACCACTTGCTTGCTCAGATTCCTATTTTCTTCTTTACTGCCATTGTCATGCTTATCACCTACTCAAAGATCCTGCAAGCACTCAACATTCGCATTGGCACACGTTTCCACGcttcacagaagaagaaagctcGCAGGAAAAAGCGCCTGTCCATGACGGCCGTGACAACACAGCAAGAGACCACAGATGGCTCCCAGAGCAGTGGCACCCGCAATCCCACGCTGGGTATGCGAACCTCTGTCTCTGTCATTATTGCCTTGCGTAGGGCTGTTAAGCGCCACAGAGAAAGACGAGAGCGCCAAAAAAGAGTTTTCAGAATGTCCCTCCTCATTGTGTCTACCTTTCTGCTGTGCTGGACGCCCATCACGGTGCTAAACACAGTGATCCTGAGTGTGGGCCCCAGTGACCTGATGGTCAAGTTGAGACTAGGCTTCCTGGTCATGGCTTATGGGACAACTATCTTTCACCCACTACTCTATGCCTTCACTAGGCAGAAGTTCCAGAAAGTCTTGAAAAGCAAGATGAAGAAGCGAGTGGTGTCAATAATTGAGGCGGACCCTACCCCTAATAATGCTATTATTCACAACTCTTGGATTGACCCAAAGAGGAACAAAAAGGTGACGTTTGAGGACAAAGACGCCCAACTGAAATGTCTGTCTTCTGAGAATGTGGAGTGA
- the LOC115782195 gene encoding B-cell receptor-associated protein 29-like, which yields MTLQWTVVAFFLYAEITVNLILCLPFISARRWRLIFSWRIWSWISPYWNKCFFTMIMVLVVLFLDALREVQKYSGPEPMQDAKVNPNLYDHVHMKLFRAQRNLYISGFSLFLWLIMRRVATLLNQFAVTLEDSAGLHAQIDEAVKAAEQHREEKLTLKQSFLEKEKSMSETKQQLKLEVEKLAGQLKAAEEAARKSDADVEAMRRQAKGLAQEYDRLLREHNQLQNLQSAEDKKDQ from the exons ATGACTCTGCAGTGGACGGTGGTGGCTTTCTTCCTATATGCTGAGATTACAGTCAACCTTATCTTGTGTTTGCCCTTCATATCAGCACGCAG ATGGCGTTTGATTTTCAGCTGGAGAATATGGAGCTGGATATCTCCTTATTGGAACAAATGCTTTTTTACAATGATAATGGTCCTTGTTGTTCTTTTCCTGG ATGCCCTGCGTGAGGTGCAGAAGTATTCTGGTCCCGAGCCCATGCAAGATGCTAAAGTGAACCCAAACTTGTATGACCACGTGCATATGAAGCTTTTCAGAGCCCAGAGGAACCTCTACATATCtggcttctctctctttctctggcT TATCATGCGTCGGGTTGCCACTTTGCTAAACCAGTTTGCTGTCACCTTGGAGGACAGCGCAGGTCTTCACGCGCAGATAGACGAGGCtgtgaaagcagccgaacagcACCGGGAGGAAAAACTGACACTCAAGCAA TCTTTCCTGGAAAAGGAAAAATCCATGtcagaaacaaaacagcagctgaagctgGAGGTTGAAAAGCTGGCAGGTCAGCTGAAGGCTGCCGAGGAAG cTGCTCGGAAGTCTGATGCAGACGTTGAAGCGATGAGGAGGCAAGCCAAAGGTCTGGCTCAGGAGTATGATAGACTGCTCAGAGAACACAATCAACTCCAG AATCTACAGAGTGCTGAAGATAAAAAGGATCAGTAA